One Hippea jasoniae genomic region harbors:
- a CDS encoding nicotinate phosphoribosyltransferase, translating to MFIADEETIKAGKVTDVYFERALKVIEAKDLDKPVKAEISVKGLPAGYQWAVFVGLEEVLQLLEGKMVNVRSIAEGSVFKENQPVMEIEGMYSEFAVFETAILGFLSQESGVATKAARIKKIAGQKTVLSFGARRMHPAVSIAIERAAYIGGCDGFSTVAAGEVLGIKPSGTMPHSLILLGGDTVKVAQYFDECIESDVARIVLIDTFDDEKFEALRVAEALNKKLAGIRLDTPSSRRGNMRKILEEIRWELDSRGFRHVQLFVSGGLNEQTVSEIVDIADGFGVGTSISSATTIDFSMDIVEIDGKPVAKKGKMSGSKSLLRCDKCFNTQVVPYTVDPKPCSCGGVMEDLLEQRIKNGEIVFEFEDVKTIRSRCLRELKNV from the coding sequence ATGTTTATAGCCGACGAGGAAACAATAAAAGCTGGCAAGGTCACCGATGTATACTTTGAAAGGGCTTTAAAGGTTATAGAGGCAAAAGACCTTGACAAGCCCGTAAAGGCAGAAATCAGCGTAAAAGGGCTACCTGCAGGATATCAGTGGGCTGTATTTGTAGGACTTGAGGAGGTTTTGCAACTGCTTGAAGGCAAAATGGTCAATGTTCGCTCTATTGCTGAGGGTTCAGTATTTAAAGAAAACCAGCCTGTTATGGAAATAGAGGGTATGTATTCTGAATTTGCCGTATTTGAAACAGCAATTTTGGGGTTTTTATCTCAAGAAAGCGGTGTAGCTACAAAGGCAGCGCGCATAAAAAAGATAGCTGGTCAAAAAACCGTTTTATCCTTTGGTGCAAGAAGGATGCATCCAGCTGTATCTATAGCCATAGAAAGAGCAGCCTACATTGGTGGATGCGATGGTTTTTCAACCGTTGCAGCAGGTGAGGTTTTAGGTATTAAACCGTCAGGCACGATGCCCCATTCGTTGATTTTGCTTGGAGGCGATACAGTTAAGGTTGCCCAATACTTTGATGAGTGCATAGAAAGCGATGTGGCAAGAATAGTTTTGATAGATACATTTGACGATGAAAAGTTTGAGGCTTTAAGGGTTGCTGAGGCTTTAAACAAAAAACTTGCCGGTATCAGACTTGACACACCATCATCAAGAAGGGGCAATATGAGAAAGATTTTAGAGGAGATTCGATGGGAGCTTGACAGCAGGGGCTTTAGACATGTGCAGTTATTTGTAAGTGGCGGGCTAAATGAGCAAACGGTTTCAGAAATCGTAGATATAGCGGATGGTTTTGGTGTTGGAACAAGTATCAGTTCTGCGACAACAATCGATTTTTCTATGGATATTGTTGAAATAGACGGCAAACCTGTAGCCAAGAAGGGTAAAATGTCTGGATCAAAGAGTCTTTTAAGGTGCGATAAATGCTTCAATACGCAGGTTGTGCCATATACGGTTGATCCAAAACCCTGCTCATGCGGCGGTGTTATGGAGGATCTGCTTGAACAAAGGATAAAAAACGGCGAAATCGTTTTTGAGTTTGAGGATGTAAAGACCATCAGAAGCAGGTGTTTAAGGGAGCTTAAGAATGTATAA
- a CDS encoding cysteine hydrolase family protein, producing the protein MAKAVLVVDMLNDFVEDGAPLRVEENKKIIPNIKRLIEKQRKEGAHIIYVCDSHTPDDKEFKIWPKHCVEGTRGAEIVDELKPKEDDFIVKKTTYDGFYNTSLNDLLVQLGVKELIITGCVINICILYTASSAVLRGYDVEIPLDCVSALDEKSRQCAIDQFKNVLNIKLT; encoded by the coding sequence ATGGCTAAAGCTGTGCTTGTTGTTGATATGCTTAACGATTTTGTAGAAGATGGGGCACCGTTGAGGGTTGAAGAAAACAAAAAGATTATCCCGAATATAAAAAGGCTTATTGAAAAACAAAGAAAAGAGGGCGCGCATATTATTTATGTCTGCGATTCTCATACCCCTGATGACAAAGAGTTTAAAATCTGGCCCAAACACTGCGTTGAGGGTACAAGGGGCGCTGAAATAGTGGATGAGCTAAAACCCAAAGAGGATGATTTTATCGTCAAAAAAACCACCTATGACGGATTTTATAACACATCCTTAAACGACCTGCTTGTGCAACTTGGCGTCAAAGAGCTTATAATTACGGGATGTGTTATCAATATCTGTATTTTATATACAGCCTCAAGTGCAGTTTTGAGAGGATATGATGTAGAAATTCCCCTTGATTGTGTATCTGCTTTAGATGAAAAATCCCGTCAATGCGCAATAGATCAATTCAAAAATGTATTAAACATAAAACTCACCTAA
- a CDS encoding YggS family pyridoxal phosphate-dependent enzyme, with product MGIKENVEAILKEIGGKAIVEAAAKTRTAKEITEAIEAGIKIIGENYIQDFKKVCDDVKQPVRWHFIGSTAKQKHQLLRTKYLKAFDMIETLCDYGFALELNKKCASIDKIMPVLIEVNSAEEPQKDGIMPEEVEAFIEKVNSLKNIKVEGLMTMGPADLSVIRKYFRLTKELFDYLIKKGYELKYLSMGMSDSYKIAIEEGANIVRIGSKIFGPRT from the coding sequence ATGGGAATAAAAGAGAATGTAGAGGCGATTTTAAAAGAGATTGGCGGCAAGGCTATTGTTGAGGCTGCTGCCAAAACAAGAACAGCCAAAGAAATTACTGAAGCGATAGAGGCTGGCATAAAGATTATAGGTGAGAACTACATTCAGGATTTCAAAAAGGTTTGTGACGATGTCAAACAGCCCGTCAGGTGGCATTTTATAGGCTCAACAGCCAAACAAAAACATCAGCTTCTTAGAACAAAATATCTCAAAGCTTTTGATATGATAGAGACCTTATGCGATTATGGGTTTGCTTTGGAACTAAACAAAAAATGTGCATCAATTGACAAGATCATGCCTGTTTTAATTGAGGTCAACTCTGCAGAAGAACCTCAAAAAGATGGAATTATGCCAGAGGAGGTTGAAGCATTTATAGAAAAAGTTAACAGCCTTAAAAATATCAAAGTCGAGGGTTTAATGACGATGGGTCCGGCTGATTTAAGCGTTATAAGAAAATATTTTAGACTAACAAAAGAGCTGTTTGATTACCTTATAAAAAAAGGCTATGAGCTTAAATATCTATCGATGGGCATGAGTGATAGCTACAAAATAGCTATAGAAGAGGGGGCAAACATAGTAAGAATAGGAAGCAAAATTTTTGGCCCGAGAACTTGA
- a CDS encoding homocysteine biosynthesis protein — MSKFKVNKTIDQINEKIKNGEAVVVNAEEMIDIVEKNGIVEAARKVDVVTTGTFGTMCSSGALLNFGHTSPKIKAAKVWLNDVEAYGAVAAVDCYIGATAVKEGDPLNAVRPGRFEYGGGHVIEDLIARKPVKLVAEGYGTDCYPAKRIEMTITIDDLRDATLLNPRNAYQNYSVAINSTNKTIYTYMGVLKPNMANATYSSAGQLSPLLNDPFYLTIGIGTRIFLAGGVGYVIWPGTQHNPNEERNSKGVPKTGAGALAVVGDMKQMNPEFIKGASILGYGVSLSVGVGIPIPILNEEMAFFTAVKDEEIEAYIFDYGHDYPLKINNNYGLTNYKDLREGFLKINGRKIPATPLSSYYGAMKIAETLKQWIMDKKFFLTKPSASLPLSEDYEPMKYPKKYYGKDL; from the coding sequence TTGAGTAAATTTAAGGTTAATAAAACGATTGATCAGATAAATGAAAAGATAAAAAACGGTGAGGCTGTTGTTGTTAATGCCGAAGAGATGATAGATATTGTTGAAAAAAACGGCATTGTTGAGGCAGCAAGAAAGGTCGATGTTGTAACAACCGGCACATTTGGAACTATGTGCTCAAGCGGAGCACTGCTTAACTTTGGTCATACATCGCCGAAGATAAAAGCGGCCAAGGTGTGGCTTAACGATGTAGAGGCATACGGTGCCGTTGCTGCGGTTGATTGCTACATCGGAGCAACAGCGGTAAAAGAAGGAGATCCACTAAATGCAGTCAGACCGGGAAGATTTGAATACGGCGGCGGACATGTGATTGAGGATTTGATTGCAAGAAAACCCGTAAAACTTGTTGCCGAAGGCTACGGTACAGACTGCTACCCTGCAAAACGGATTGAAATGACAATTACCATAGATGATTTAAGGGATGCAACACTGCTTAATCCAAGAAATGCTTATCAGAATTACTCTGTTGCCATAAACTCCACAAACAAAACGATTTATACCTATATGGGTGTTTTAAAACCCAATATGGCAAACGCCACATACTCATCAGCAGGGCAGTTATCACCGCTGCTAAACGACCCGTTCTATTTAACTATTGGCATAGGAACAAGAATCTTTTTAGCTGGCGGTGTGGGATATGTAATCTGGCCTGGCACGCAGCACAACCCCAACGAAGAGAGAAACTCAAAAGGCGTGCCCAAAACGGGAGCAGGTGCTTTGGCTGTTGTTGGAGATATGAAACAGATGAATCCAGAATTTATAAAAGGTGCATCGATTTTGGGTTATGGCGTTTCTCTAAGTGTTGGTGTTGGGATCCCCATACCTATTTTAAATGAGGAGATGGCGTTTTTTACAGCTGTTAAAGATGAAGAGATAGAGGCTTATATTTTTGATTATGGACACGATTATCCTTTAAAGATAAACAACAACTACGGTTTAACGAATTATAAGGATTTAAGGGAAGGATTTTTAAAGATTAACGGCAGAAAGATTCCTGCCACACCGCTTTCAAGCTATTATGGTGCTATGAAAATAGCAGAAACGCTAAAGCAGTGGATTATGGACAAAAAGTTTTTCTTAACAAAACCATCGGCAAGTCTGCCTCTTTCTGAAGATTATGAGCCGATGAAATATCCAAAGAAGTATTATGGAAAGGACTTATAG
- a CDS encoding UPF0280 family protein, producing the protein MERTYRKRIAADGLLGFAVAYKQTDLFVEACRNLEFEVFEIIRKHRQLLENYIAQHKAFLSALEPVEIKKNAPRIVRIMAEAAKKASVGPMAAVAGAFAEIVGEFILKECSECVVENGGDVFLKLNREPVVKLYTTNTFFKDKLHIRLEKSQKPYGICSSSAKIGPSLSFGKADLATIVGFDVAFCDALATKTANMINTEDDIKEAIEFASKKDIVGCVFIKDKRIGVWGNLELV; encoded by the coding sequence ATGGAAAGGACTTATAGAAAACGCATTGCCGCAGATGGGCTTTTGGGTTTTGCCGTTGCCTATAAGCAAACCGACCTTTTTGTTGAGGCATGTAGGAATTTAGAGTTCGAGGTGTTTGAGATTATCAGGAAACACAGACAATTGCTTGAAAACTATATTGCGCAGCATAAGGCGTTTTTAAGCGCACTTGAACCTGTTGAGATTAAAAAAAATGCCCCAAGGATTGTTAGAATAATGGCAGAGGCAGCAAAAAAAGCTTCAGTTGGACCTATGGCTGCTGTGGCCGGGGCTTTTGCTGAGATTGTTGGAGAGTTTATTTTAAAGGAGTGCTCAGAATGTGTGGTTGAAAATGGTGGCGATGTATTTTTGAAATTAAACAGGGAGCCTGTCGTTAAGCTTTATACAACAAACACTTTTTTTAAGGATAAACTGCACATTAGGTTAGAAAAAAGCCAAAAACCTTACGGAATCTGCTCATCAAGTGCTAAAATAGGGCCATCTTTAAGCTTTGGAAAAGCAGACCTTGCAACAATTGTGGGTTTTGATGTAGCCTTTTGCGATGCACTGGCAACAAAAACGGCAAATATGATTAATACAGAAGACGATATAAAAGAGGCTATTGAGTTTGCTTCAAAAAAAGATATTGTTGGGTGTGTTTTTATTAAAGATAAAAGAATAGGTGTGTGGGGAAATTTAGAGCTTGTTTAG
- a CDS encoding NIL domain-containing protein — MISKKVVLRFPKDIADKPLVSDICKKFDLTFNIMRANIFPRKEGILTLEISGKKDNFDKGLDYLEENGVSIRFVEESIQRDEKLCYHCGFCVAVCPTEALTITDRKTMYVELFKDRCIACGYCVKVCPVKAMSLPEEF, encoded by the coding sequence ATGATTTCTAAAAAAGTTGTATTAAGGTTTCCAAAAGATATAGCAGATAAGCCGCTTGTTTCAGATATATGTAAAAAATTTGATTTAACATTTAATATCATGAGGGCAAATATTTTTCCACGCAAAGAGGGTATATTAACCCTTGAAATCAGCGGCAAGAAAGACAATTTTGACAAAGGCCTGGATTATTTAGAAGAAAATGGTGTCTCGATTAGATTTGTTGAAGAAAGCATTCAGCGGGATGAAAAACTATGTTATCACTGCGGATTTTGCGTGGCTGTTTGTCCAACAGAGGCTCTCACAATAACGGATAGAAAAACAATGTATGTGGAACTGTTTAAAGATAGATGTATTGCCTGTGGTTATTGTGTAAAGGTTTGCCCTGTAAAAGCAATGAGTCTACCAGAGGAGTTTTAG
- a CDS encoding sodium:solute symporter family protein yields the protein MIVKIFFSSIVVAISFWLLKNSKAKNDNDYTLANRNLSSSGVSYVIIGTLVGGASTVGTVQLAYVYGLSAWIFTLFSGVACLLLGLFFSKPLREKEVVTVSEFIGIYFGRKIQKYTSFFSSLGMYVHIIAQFLAVMSIFITIYNINKTSATLISFIVITVFVIKGGITSSSFIGKIKVFLMYFLLLTSTVIALVKTNFGTEIFSNLTVNDIVGIKGYGISKAAIDSLSMVIGVLSTQTYLQAIFSAKDIKTAQKGAFFSAALIPPVGIMGVIIGLFMRIHHPGIKNTTLVFAYFLKDYLNPFVAAFFMAALAIIIIGTAAGLTLGVTTNLYVDFIKNRFKGNSLKLIRSITLIVLLTAAVIVLSGLDSTILDYSYMSMGLRGTSVFIPLLIILFFKNRKAGNLKLLSTFYP from the coding sequence ATGATTGTTAAAATTTTTTTTAGCTCAATAGTTGTTGCCATATCTTTTTGGCTTTTAAAAAACTCCAAGGCAAAAAACGATAACGATTATACGCTTGCAAACAGAAACCTATCCTCAAGCGGTGTTTCGTATGTGATTATCGGAACGCTTGTTGGTGGAGCCTCAACGGTTGGCACTGTGCAACTTGCCTATGTTTACGGTTTATCAGCCTGGATATTTACACTATTTAGCGGTGTAGCATGTTTACTATTGGGTCTATTCTTTTCAAAACCGCTTAGAGAAAAAGAGGTTGTTACAGTAAGTGAGTTTATAGGAATATATTTTGGAAGAAAAATTCAAAAATATACCAGCTTTTTTAGTTCTTTGGGTATGTATGTTCACATCATAGCTCAATTTCTTGCTGTTATGTCAATATTTATAACAATTTACAACATTAATAAAACATCAGCAACACTAATAAGCTTTATTGTCATAACGGTATTTGTAATAAAGGGTGGCATTACATCATCGTCTTTTATAGGTAAAATCAAAGTTTTCTTGATGTATTTTCTGCTGCTGACGTCAACGGTTATTGCACTGGTAAAAACAAACTTTGGAACAGAAATATTCAGCAATTTAACCGTAAATGACATAGTAGGAATAAAAGGATACGGAATATCAAAGGCAGCTATCGATTCTTTATCTATGGTGATAGGCGTTTTATCCACACAGACATACCTGCAGGCTATATTTTCTGCAAAAGACATAAAAACCGCCCAAAAAGGCGCATTTTTCTCAGCAGCACTAATCCCTCCTGTTGGCATAATGGGGGTTATTATAGGTCTATTTATGAGAATTCACCATCCTGGTATAAAAAATACGACCCTGGTTTTCGCCTATTTTTTAAAAGATTATTTAAACCCTTTTGTAGCAGCGTTTTTTATGGCAGCCTTAGCGATAATAATCATAGGAACAGCTGCCGGTTTAACACTTGGTGTTACAACAAACCTCTATGTTGATTTTATCAAAAATCGATTTAAAGGTAACAGTTTGAAGCTAATAAGATCTATCACGCTTATTGTGCTTTTAACTGCCGCAGTTATAGTGCTAAGTGGACTTGATTCTACCATACTTGATTATAGTTACATGTCTATGGGACTAAGGGGTACAAGTGTATTTATACCTCTTTTGATTATTTTATTTTTTAAAAACCGTAAGGCAGGCAATTTAAAGCTATTATCTACATTCTACCCCTGA
- a CDS encoding MgtC/SapB family protein, giving the protein MEIFKWIPQWFFLLITSILLGGLIGLEQESYHRKIEEKHFGGIRTFPLISMLGFSIEYFLHSAILVAIVFFCFSLMIVGEYVYEAFKFNKKGITTEVAGLFTFIVGVVLAKGYIVEAAALSILITVILSLRETLHDFVEKYIYEKDMAAILKFLIVTAILYPLLPNRGFTFLNINPRSVWTMVVLISSISFAAYFATKLFGSKKGLFMTAILGGLMSSTAVTLAFSKRSKEADILSKDLAMGIVLASSIMFLRQFIIMFVIYPSIAIKFGVFAVIMFAAGMVFFIKTPFKENESVEVVFSNPYDLSHALMFGVFYLIILILSKLAHTYLGNSGIYLLGFISGIADVDPLTISMSQLSKSGVINIDVALIGIIISSITNTLVKGIYAQMFGSKTLSKTVWKAFLFMLAVSAVAVFLFLNKLI; this is encoded by the coding sequence ATGGAGATATTTAAATGGATTCCTCAATGGTTTTTTTTGCTTATTACAAGTATTTTGCTTGGCGGATTGATCGGTCTTGAGCAGGAATCCTACCATAGAAAAATAGAGGAAAAACACTTTGGTGGCATAAGAACATTTCCTTTAATATCGATGTTAGGGTTTTCTATAGAGTATTTTTTACATTCAGCTATACTGGTTGCTATCGTGTTTTTTTGTTTTTCTCTTATGATTGTTGGAGAATATGTTTATGAAGCATTTAAATTCAACAAAAAGGGCATAACAACAGAGGTTGCCGGGCTTTTTACCTTTATTGTAGGTGTTGTTTTAGCAAAGGGTTATATTGTTGAGGCTGCTGCATTGAGCATACTAATAACGGTCATACTCTCTTTAAGGGAAACACTCCATGATTTTGTTGAGAAGTATATATATGAAAAAGATATGGCGGCTATTTTAAAATTTCTTATTGTTACTGCCATTCTCTACCCACTTCTACCCAACAGGGGATTTACTTTTTTAAATATCAATCCCCGCTCTGTGTGGACCATGGTTGTTTTGATATCCTCCATATCGTTTGCAGCATATTTCGCAACAAAGCTGTTTGGCTCAAAAAAAGGTTTATTTATGACAGCTATACTGGGCGGTCTTATGAGCTCAACGGCTGTTACACTGGCTTTTTCAAAACGCTCAAAAGAGGCTGATATACTCTCAAAAGATCTTGCCATGGGCATAGTTCTTGCAAGCTCGATAATGTTTTTACGCCAGTTTATCATCATGTTTGTAATATATCCGTCAATAGCGATAAAATTTGGTGTTTTTGCCGTTATTATGTTTGCTGCAGGCATGGTTTTTTTTATTAAAACACCTTTTAAAGAAAACGAATCGGTAGAGGTTGTTTTTTCAAATCCTTACGATTTATCTCATGCCTTGATGTTTGGTGTGTTTTACCTAATTATATTGATCTTATCAAAATTAGCGCATACATATTTAGGCAACAGCGGTATCTATCTGCTTGGCTTTATCAGCGGTATAGCAGATGTAGATCCTTTAACGATTTCCATGAGCCAGTTATCAAAAAGCGGTGTAATAAATATAGATGTGGCTTTGATTGGTATCATTATTTCAAGTATAACAAATACATTGGTTAAAGGCATATACGCTCAGATGTTTGGCAGCAAAACTCTCTCAAAAACTGTATGGAAAGCATTTCTATTTATGCTTGCTGTCTCGGCTGTAGCTGTCTTTTTATTCTTAAATAAACTTATTTGA
- a CDS encoding methanogen output domain 1-containing protein produces the protein MAIVKKEAKEMEKCLDTPTRCVLDHICYKYAAIVMANLIEALDYFGGKQSTKVLRRLLAKNIPSQMMQALDMDTSLMKNLSKEEIVKILPELIKTKGGPAITIELQDNNTIRFTLNECHFMPYSKQKGFCNITAGLMLGFAQMISGEVMEIEEISTIAKGGKQCEFVAKPKFKKG, from the coding sequence ATGGCAATTGTAAAAAAGGAAGCAAAAGAGATGGAAAAATGTCTTGATACACCAACAAGATGCGTTCTGGATCACATCTGCTATAAATACGCAGCAATAGTGATGGCAAATTTGATTGAAGCTTTAGATTACTTTGGAGGTAAACAGAGCACAAAGGTTTTAAGGAGGTTACTTGCAAAAAACATACCGTCTCAAATGATGCAGGCTCTCGATATGGACACCTCATTAATGAAAAATCTATCAAAAGAGGAGATAGTTAAAATACTCCCAGAGCTTATAAAAACAAAAGGTGGCCCAGCCATAACAATAGAATTACAGGATAACAATACCATAAGATTCACGCTTAATGAGTGTCATTTTATGCCCTACTCAAAACAGAAAGGCTTTTGCAATATAACGGCAGGTTTAATGTTAGGGTTTGCACAGATGATTTCTGGTGAGGTGATGGAAATAGAAGAGATTTCAACCATAGCAAAAGGCGGCAAACAGTGTGAATTTGTAGCAAAACCAAAATTTAAAAAGGGGTGA
- the ald gene encoding alanine dehydrogenase: protein MIIGVPKEIKPNENRVGITPAGVREFSEKGHTVLIEKSAGIGSGISDEEYINSGAKIVNTAKEIFDNAEMIVKVKEPQSIEIEMLKPNQILFTYLHLAPDYTQTIGLKKSGVVAIAYETIEVDGKLPLLEPMSEVAGKMASIMAAYYLAKPYGGRGVLAGGVTGVHSAKFVILGGGTAGLNAAKVASGMGASVIVLDINAERLRYLEDVLPKNCQMIMSNIHTIEEEIKDADAVIGTVLIPGAKTPKLIRKDMLKTMKKGSVIVDVSIDQGGCVETSHPTTHADPVYEVDGVLHYCVANMPGAYARTSTFALTNSTLPFALLIADLGWKEAAKRYPAIKKGLNVVKGKITCEPVAKAHNLEYTPPEQVLE from the coding sequence ATGATTATTGGAGTACCAAAAGAGATCAAGCCAAACGAAAACAGGGTGGGCATAACACCAGCCGGTGTAAGGGAGTTTTCAGAAAAAGGGCATACGGTTCTCATTGAAAAAAGTGCCGGAATAGGCAGTGGAATAAGCGATGAAGAATACATAAATTCCGGTGCCAAAATTGTCAACACTGCAAAAGAGATCTTTGATAATGCAGAAATGATAGTTAAAGTAAAAGAGCCTCAGTCTATAGAGATTGAGATGCTAAAACCCAACCAGATACTCTTTACATACCTGCACCTTGCTCCAGACTACACCCAGACAATCGGTCTTAAAAAAAGCGGTGTAGTAGCAATAGCCTATGAAACAATAGAGGTCGATGGCAAACTGCCTCTACTTGAGCCGATGAGTGAGGTTGCAGGCAAAATGGCATCAATTATGGCTGCATACTACCTTGCAAAACCATACGGAGGCAGAGGGGTTTTGGCAGGCGGTGTAACAGGCGTGCATTCTGCAAAGTTCGTTATATTAGGAGGAGGCACTGCTGGCCTAAATGCTGCAAAGGTGGCAAGTGGGATGGGTGCAAGTGTAATAGTTTTAGATATAAACGCTGAAAGATTGAGGTATTTAGAGGATGTGCTGCCCAAAAACTGCCAGATGATTATGTCTAACATTCACACAATTGAAGAGGAGATTAAAGACGCTGATGCTGTTATAGGAACAGTACTTATTCCAGGTGCAAAAACACCCAAATTGATAAGAAAAGATATGCTAAAGACAATGAAAAAAGGCTCTGTCATTGTTGATGTATCGATTGATCAGGGTGGATGCGTAGAAACATCCCATCCAACAACCCATGCAGATCCTGTTTATGAGGTTGATGGTGTTTTGCACTACTGTGTTGCCAATATGCCGGGAGCCTATGCAAGAACATCAACATTTGCACTAACAAACTCAACACTGCCCTTTGCTTTGTTGATAGCCGATTTAGGGTGGAAAGAGGCAGCAAAACGCTATCCAGCAATCAAAAAAGGGTTGAATGTAGTAAAAGGCAAGATTACATGTGAGCCTGTTGCCAAAGCTCATAATCTTGAATATACACCACCAGAACAAGTTTTAGAGTGA
- the miaA gene encoding tRNA (adenosine(37)-N6)-dimethylallyltransferase MiaA, translated as MKNIVITGPTATGKTDTTITIAKRIGGEIISADSMQIYKGLDIGTAKPDKQQLNAVRHYLIDIKNPCEIFSAGEFAKVAQKLIKIINKKGKPAIVAGGTGFYLDALINGLNNIPEVNSQVKRFFDDYCDEFDSPRLYEWLRVIDKTWASHIKETDCQRIKRGLSVFVSSRTPISEFFKQKHAENQSFFIFVLYASKDWLSKRILKRSKQMVSSGIIEETEKLLHKGFLDCDAIKAIGYKETVEYILRKIKTKDELAEKIADSTIKYAKRQLTFLKSRFKNAIWIDVEHDDPVQKILDTVSGHFP; from the coding sequence GTGAAAAATATAGTTATAACAGGCCCAACGGCTACCGGCAAAACAGATACAACAATTACAATAGCAAAAAGAATCGGCGGAGAGATAATCTCTGCCGATTCCATGCAGATATACAAAGGGCTCGATATAGGCACAGCAAAGCCAGACAAACAACAGCTAAATGCTGTAAGGCACTATCTGATCGACATAAAAAATCCCTGCGAGATATTTAGTGCTGGTGAGTTTGCAAAAGTAGCACAAAAACTTATTAAAATTATCAATAAAAAAGGCAAACCTGCTATAGTTGCCGGTGGAACAGGATTCTATCTTGATGCTTTAATCAACGGTCTAAACAACATCCCTGAGGTTAATTCTCAAGTAAAAAGATTTTTTGATGATTATTGTGATGAGTTTGACTCACCAAGACTCTATGAATGGCTAAGGGTAATAGATAAAACATGGGCATCCCATATTAAAGAAACGGATTGCCAGAGAATCAAGCGTGGTTTATCTGTATTTGTCAGCTCAAGAACACCCATAAGTGAGTTTTTTAAACAAAAGCATGCAGAAAATCAGAGTTTTTTCATATTTGTACTGTATGCCTCAAAGGATTGGTTAAGCAAAAGAATCTTAAAGCGATCAAAACAGATGGTTAGCTCGGGCATTATAGAAGAAACAGAAAAACTTCTGCATAAGGGTTTTTTAGACTGCGATGCAATAAAAGCCATAGGCTATAAAGAGACTGTTGAGTATATTTTAAGAAAAATCAAAACAAAAGATGAATTAGCTGAGAAAATTGCCGATTCAACAATCAAATACGCCAAACGGCAACTAACCTTTTTAAAAAGCAGATTTAAAAATGCAATATGGATCGATGTAGAGCATGATGATCCAGTTCAAAAAATATTAGATACCGTTTCTGGCCATTTCCCTTAA
- the htpX gene encoding zinc metalloprotease HtpX, producing the protein MNSIKTVLFLTILMGLFIFVGKLIGGQVGMVVAFILAVMMNIFSYFFSDKIALKMYNAYPADENEFRWLYDIVRKLAQRANLPMPKIYIIPQAAPNAFATGRNPEHAVVAVTQGALELLTKEELAGVLGHELGHIKHRDILISTVVAIIAGAIMILADMARWAAIFGGLSRDGEGDDHPLVLLLMALVAPLAATLIQLAISRAREFEADKAGAIYSGNPLYLATALEKLEAYAQRIPFKGNPVTENLFIVNPFSAGGALLKLFSTHPPTQERIKRLREMARNGI; encoded by the coding sequence ATGAATAGTATAAAGACCGTGTTGTTTTTAACTATATTGATGGGGCTGTTTATATTTGTTGGCAAGCTTATCGGCGGTCAGGTTGGTATGGTTGTGGCGTTTATTCTGGCCGTGATGATGAATATCTTTAGCTATTTCTTTTCAGATAAAATTGCATTGAAGATGTACAACGCCTATCCTGCAGATGAAAATGAATTTCGCTGGCTTTATGATATAGTAAGAAAACTTGCACAAAGGGCAAATCTTCCCATGCCCAAAATATACATCATTCCTCAGGCTGCACCTAATGCTTTTGCCACAGGCAGAAATCCAGAACATGCTGTGGTTGCTGTAACACAGGGTGCACTTGAACTTCTAACAAAAGAGGAGTTAGCGGGCGTTTTAGGTCATGAATTGGGTCATATAAAACATAGGGATATTTTAATCTCAACAGTGGTTGCTATAATTGCAGGAGCAATAATGATTCTTGCCGATATGGCTCGATGGGCTGCCATCTTTGGGGGTTTAAGCAGGGATGGTGAAGGTGATGACCATCCACTTGTCCTGCTGCTTATGGCTTTGGTTGCACCACTTGCTGCAACGCTTATTCAGCTTGCCATATCACGAGCAAGGGAGTTTGAGGCAGATAAAGCAGGCGCTATCTACAGCGGAAACCCTCTCTATCTTGCAACTGCTCTCGAAAAACTTGAAGCCTACGCGCAGAGGATCCCTTTTAAGGGTAACCCCGTTACAGAAAATCTTTTTATAGTCAACCCCTTTTCTGCTGGTGGGGCTTTATTGAAACTGTTCTCCACACATCCACCAACGCAGGAGCGCATTAAGCGATTAAGGGAAATGGCCAGAAACGGTATCTAA